From the Primulina tabacum isolate GXHZ01 chromosome 3, ASM2559414v2, whole genome shotgun sequence genome, one window contains:
- the LOC142540481 gene encoding auxin response factor 18-like, producing the protein MTNVIQSLNKPMNQVEKILDPQLWHACAGGMAQIPPINSRVYYFPQGHAEYANKTVDFGGFSRIPPLIPCSVSAIKYLADIETDEVYAKIRLFPLRGNECDVADEGKLLGFEKDEEKEKSNSFAKTLTQSDANNGGGFSVPRYCAETIFPRLDYSAEPPVQTILVKDVHGEIWKFRHIYRGTPRRHLLTTGWSNFVNQKKLVAGDSIVFLRAENGDLCVGIRRAKKGIGGGVDVVSSGWNTGAANCADSLYRGFSGFLSENGNFGAGNAKKGGENGEMGLKEKGTLRAESVVEAANLAVNGRSFEVFYFPRASTPEFVVRASAVNAAMRLQWCSGMRFKMAFETEDSSRISWFMGTISSVHVEDPVRWPNSPWRLLQVVWDEPDLLQNVKRVNPWLVELVSNIPAINLSRFSPPRKRPRFPQHSEFPFVHLPMPPLLGNPLSPSSPLGFLHEHISAGIQGARHTDFGLSSSDLHFKKLQMGLQSMDFKHLDYASPLPKIPTGNCPSARTKFDALQCTLKTGSSSQDFNKKNEAKKPVFVLFGQPILTEQQLSQNDSTDRNQENMANNSNGSGSAVIQNFPPEASSDGEFPLWKDQKLEIGFGVTGHCQVFVESEDVGRTLDLSLLGSYEELYKKLAFMFNMEQSEMLTNVVYSDVTGTTKHMGDEPFSDFTKKARRLTILMDSSSDNL; encoded by the exons ATGACTAATGTTATCCAGTCCTTGAACAAACCCATGAATCAAGTGGAAAAAATCTTGGATCCTCAGCTATGGCATGCCTGCGCTGGTGGGATGGCTCAAATTCCACCTATCAACTCCAGGGTCTATTATTTTCCTCAAGGTCACGCTGAATATGCTAATAAAACCGTGGATTTTGGTGGATTTTCAAGAATCCCACCTCTTATACCTTGTAGTGTATCAGCCATAAAATACTTGGCTGATATTGAGACTGATGAAGTTTATGCTAAAATTAGACTATTCCCTTTGAGAGGGAATGAATGTGATGTTGCTGATGAGGGCAAACTGTTGGGATTTGAAAAAGATGAGGAAAAGGAGAAATCCAATTCCTTTGCTAAGACTTTGACACAGTCTGATGCTAACAATGGAGGGGGGTTTTCTGTGCCGAGATACTGTGCCGAGACCATATTTCCTAGATTGGATTACTCGGCTGAACCTCCTGTTCAGACAATCTTGGTTAAGGATGTCCATGGTGAGATATGGAAATTTAGGCATATTTATCGAGGGACTCCGCGGCGCCACCTGTTGACAACGGGTTGGAGTAATTTTGTTAACCAGAAGAAGCTTGTGGCGGGGGATTCAATTGTGTTTTTAAGGGCGGAGAACGGCGATCTTTGTGTCGGGATACGAAGGGCCAAAAAAGGGATTGGTGGGGGAGTTGATGTTGTGTCATCTGGATGGAATACTGGTGCTGCAAACTGTGCAGATTCTTTATACCGAGGCTTCTCTGGTTTCTTGAGCGAAAATGGGAATTTTGGCGCTGGAAACGCCAAGAAAGGTGGTGAAAATGGTGAAATGGGATTGAAGGAAAAGGGTACTCTAAGGGCTGAATCCGTTGTTGAAGCAGCAAATCTTGCTGTGAATGGCAGGTCGTTTGAAGTTTTCTATTTTCCTCGGGCAAGCACACCAGAGTTTGTTGTGAGAGCTTCTGCAGTGAATGCTGCCATGAGATTGCAATGGTGTTCTGGAATGAGGTTTAAGATGGCTTTCGAGACGGAAGATTCATCTCGAATTAGTTGGTTCATGGGAACCATTTCGTCTGTACATGTTGAAGACCCTGTTCGTTGGCCTAATTCGCCTTGGCGCCTTCTTCAG GTGGTATGGGATGAGCCTGATTTACTACAAAACGTGAAGCGAGTCAATCCATGGTTGGTTGAATTGGTATCTAATATACCAGCTATCAATCTCTCTCGTTTCTCACCACCAAGAAAGAGGCCAAGGTTTCCACAACATTCAGAATTCCCTTTTGTGCATCTTCCGATGCCACCTCTACTCGGCAACCCCCTCAGTCCAAGCAGCCCCTTGGGTTTTTTACACGAACACATTTCTGCAGGCATACAGGGAGCCAGGCATACTGATTTTGGATTATCTTCATCAGATCTCCACTTCAAGAAACTGCAGATGGGACTGCAATCGATGGATTTCAAGCATCTCGATTATGCTAGTCCGCTGCCCAAAATTCCCACCGGGAACTGCCCCTCGGCACGAACAAAATTTGATGCATTGCAATGCACGTTGAAAACGGGAAGCTCTTCTCAAGATTTTAATAAAAAGAATGAGGCGAAGAAACCTGTGTTTGTTTTGTTTGGACAGCCAATTCTCACCGAGCAGCAGCTCTCTCAAAATGATTCAACAGACAGAAACCAAGAAAACATGGCCAACAATTCGAACGGATCAGGATCAGCTGTCATTCAGAATTTCCCACCAGAAGCCTCGTCAGATGGAGAGTTCCCATTGTGGAAAGACCAGAAACTCGAGATTGGGTTCGGTGTCACTGGACATTGCCAGGTGTTTGTTGAATCTGAGGATGTTGGCCGGACCCTTGACCTCTCACTACTTGGTTCGTACGAAGAACTGTACAAGAAACTCGCCTTCATGTTCAACATGGAACAATCCGAAATGCTGACCAATGTAGTTTATAGTGATGTAACCGGCACGACTAAACACATGGGAGACGAACCCTTTAG CGATTTTACGAAGAAAGCGAGAAGGCTAACAATCTTGATGGATTCAAGCAGTGACAATCTTTGA
- the LOC142540480 gene encoding GATA transcription factor 8-like yields MESNFMDEIDCTTFFEQVDELIEFPPENESGGVNFETSCDSKDIPSIWNSALPEKTDRCTAPPDLSAELFVPYEDIVQLEWLSTFVEESFSGGGGSTMGKEVSCINTGPPHNHFQSPSPVSIQDSCSSFSGEETTPPDTNHRGTQRARTKLPRPVTSNTRAAIRLISPASSSTELTPMKRVLKPVRLEPNRKQKPTDAHQQFPPPAVPVKKCLHCEIAKTPQWRAGPMGPKTLCNACGVRYQSGRLFPEYRPAASPTFLPSLHSNSHKKVMEMRCNVVP; encoded by the exons ATGGAATCAAATTTCATGGATGAGATTGACTGCACAACCTTCTTTGAACAAGTTGATGAATTGATCGAATTCCCACCTGAAAATGAGTCCGGTGGTGTGAATTTCGAAACTTCTTGTGATTCCAAGGATATCCCAAGCATCTGGAACAGCGCTTTGCCGGAGAAAACCGATCGTTGCACCGCCCCACCTGACCTCTCCGCGGAGCTCTTTGTTCCG TACGAAGACATTGTGCAACTTGAGTGGCTTTCAACGTTTGTGGAGGAGTCGTTTTCTGGTGGAGGCGGGTCGACCATGGGAAAAGAGGTCTCGTGCATCAACACCGGGCCGCCGCATAACCATTTCCAATCCCCTAGCCCTGTTTCTATTCAGGATAGCTGCAGCTCTTTTTCTGGGGAGGAAACTACACCTCCCGACACAAATCACCGTGGTACACAACGAGCTCGAACCAAACTCCCTCGGCCTGTGACTTCCAATACAAGGGCCGCCATTCGACTCATCTCCCCTGCATCCTCCTCCACCGAGTTGACACCGATGAAAAGGGTCTTGAAACCTGTTAGATTGGAACCGAACCGAAAACAGAAACCAACAGATGCACATCAGCAGTTCCCTCCACCTGCAGTACCAGTTAAGAAATGCTTGCATTGTGAAATCGCCAAGACTCCTCAATGGAGAGCTGGTCCCATGGGTCCGAAAACGCTTTGCAATGCTTGTGGTGTTCGCTACCAGTCGGGTCGTCTCTTCCCCGAGTACCGACCGGCTGCTAGCCCCACATTCCTTCCATCTCTCCACTCAAATTCCCACAAAAAAGTGATGGAGATGAGATGCAACGTCGTCCCATAA